The following DNA comes from Candidatus Methylomirabilota bacterium.
ACGTCCTTGCGGTCATCCTCAGCGCGGCGCCGCGCCTCGGCGATGCGCTCGTCGCGTTCGGCCACCTTTGCGGCAATCTTCTCGCGCTGCTTCTCCACTTTGGCGACGGCAGTCGCGGCCTTTGCCTTCTCGCCCTTCGTCCTGGCCGTACTTCGCCGCATGCATGCGCCGGCAAGCTCGGCGTCCAGCGCCGCCAGCTTGTCGGCATGGAGCTGGTACTCCGCCTCGAGCCGCCCGACCTCGTCCTCCTCGCGCAGGTCGATCTGCTTGTAGATGCGCCCGCCGTGCGTGGCTACGAGGCCCGGCACTTTCGCGGCGTCCCCGTAGGCGTGATAGTGGACGAGTATCCGCATCACGTCCTGTGGACGGAGTTCGTTCTGTGCCGAGAGCTCCCGGTAGTGCCGCGCGGCGTAGAGGAGCAACACGTGGTCGCGGCGCGCGGCCGGACGCTGCTTGCGGAGGATGAGCAGGCACGCGGGAACGCCGGCGCCATAGAAGACGTTGAGCGGGAGGGAAATCACGGCGTCGATCAGCCGCGACTCGAGGAGCGCCTTGCGGATGAGGTGCTCGTCGTCGGCTTTACGGCGCTTCACCTTCGGGTTGCCGTCGTCGTCAAACTCGCCCGTCTCCTCCTCAACCTCTGGCTGACCGCGGAAGAGCACGCCCTGCGGGCAGACGATGCCGGCGCGGCCGTCATCGGTCAGCGAGGCCACGATGTGGAGGATGAACGCGTAGTCGCCGTAGCCGGCCGGAGGCGCCTTGAAACCAGTGCCGCGGCCGAAGCGGCCGAATGGGTCCTTGAAGCCCTCCTTGCCGAAGATCTCCTTCTTGAGCTTGTCCTTCTTTTTCTTGTCGTCGGTCTGTTGCTCCGGCTTCAGCCACCAGAACTCATCGGAGAACGGGAAATTAGCGAGGACCAGCGAGAACTTCCTCACCCGGCCGTCTTCGAGGAACTGCGGGTCGATGATCGTGCTGGCGCCTGCCTTAATGTTGGCTTCGAGGCCGTGCAGCACGGAGTTGATCTTGCCGATGGCGGCGTTGCCCCAATTCATCTCCTGGGCGAAGTAGCGGGCGCTCGTGGCGTGGTGGCCCTGCTCGCGGAGGTAGTCGGCCGTGTGCACTAGCATGCCGAGCGAACCGGAAGTGGGATCGTAGCCTGTGTCGCCAGGGCGCGGTTCGAGAATCCGCACGAGTGTGTCTACGACTTCCGGCGGCGTGAAGAACTCGCCCGCCTTGGCGCCCGCGTCATCTGCGAACTTCTTAATGAGGTACTCGTAGGCCCGGCCCAGGACGTCCGACGGAACGCTCTTGGTCGACAGGTCGTGTTCGTCGAAGTGCTGGATGAGCGCGTGGACGACCTCGTTCGGGATGAGCGGTTTGCCCGATCCGTCGGGCGCAGGCTGGTTCCAGTCCACGGTGAAGACGCCACGGAGTTCGTCGTTCGCGTCGGCCACGGCGCGCATCGCCTTCGTTAGGACCTCGCCGATGTTCGTCGACGCAGCCTTCACGTCGCCCCAGCGCGAGGCGTCCGGGATCTTGAAACGGTGCTCGCCGCGCTTGCGGAAGACCGCCTTCTCTTTCTCGCTGAAGGCGCGCCCCTGCTGCCGCTCCAACTCGGTGATGGCGTCGTCGGCCTCACACTCCCACTGGTCGCAGAGGCGCTTGTAGAACATCAGGGACAAGATGTAGTTCTTGTAGTCCTGCCCCGCGGTCTTGCCGCGCAGGATATTCGCCGCACCCCACAGGTGGGCCTCGATCTGCTGGAGGGTGAGCTTCATTACGCTGCGGATGGCTTAGATGTAAGACATGGCAAGTGGTTATTTTAAAGATGTACTTAAACGGTCAAGGCTCAAGTGTGCGCGCTACTTGTTGGCGGATCGAGTGTAGAACCCCACCCTCCAATCTTCCTTGGTATTCTCATTGATGAAGCACTTCCACTCGTAGCGACGACCGGGCTGGAGCGGAAGGGGACCCATATTGATCGCCAGCGCCATATCGAGGGGACTCCCTTCCGGGAGACCTGGAGGTCGACCCACCTCGAACTCTCCGCGAAATTCTACGGGGTGCTCGCCGGCCTGTGTCGGAACTCTCACCGGTTGGCCATCGGCATCCAGTAACTTTAATTCGAGACGATGCTTGCGGTTTGTGTCGGTCCAGGGAACTTCAATCTTCAGCGCGATGGCCGATGGAGCAGGGTCGGGACCTATGATCGACCATCCACCCCCGAGGATATAAAGCTTATTGTCTATGGCCTGTGCGGCATCAGCCAAAAGCATGGTGACCTTCATATCACGTTTCCGAGGCTGAAGTGAGCTTTTCGTCAATGCGTAAGCGTTGATAGATTGGACGGTCGAGATGATATTCTGTTGTGTTCCTCGGTGTATTCTTTGTTTGAGCGACACGGGCGGCCGTCAAATACTCCTGAATCCAGGGCGCCTGATCGAGCCTTAGCCACACATTCGACCCGGTCCAAGGCAATAGGAATTCATATGGTTGCTGACGGTCGCCTGTTTCGCGGACGCCAACCGCAATTACCGTCCTCCCTCCGTAAGGTTCAGGCGCCTTGACCACGAGTCTGGCCCTCAAAGATGAACCGCGATCGAACCCTTCGAGGCTGAACATGATGACCGCGTCATCTGGGATCCGCTCCGCATCTTCCGGATGCTCCAGTAGGTACTGGAGAAAACCCTCCGCATAAACTGCATTATCACAAAAAATCTTACTGGTCATCGGTTCTCAGCCTCCCGATATACCGCTCGCGCCATTCTTCCCAGCGCGTCTTAATCGCGCCAATAGCATATGTCACGGCGTCTTTCAGATCAAGATGGATCCTTTGCTTTTCTCCCTTTCCTTTAATCGGGTCTACCAGATGCCAATGTGCGACGCCTTGGTGAGCACCAAAAATCGCGATGTTGTGCCACGCTCCGTCGATATACGCATCGTATCGAATAGCGAAACCATTAACTTGGTTGTGATCAATATGAAGTTCGACGCCACAACGATCTTCATGGCTCAACACTATGTCGAAGGTCCTTATCACCGGAGGTTACGACATGTCGGCAGTGGTACAATTCTCGGTTTGACGTGAACCCGGCGACGGTCTTGTCTGTATCACAGCTTGGGGAGGTCTTGCAAGGCTTTTAAACTTAGGAATAGTGCCCCTGTTGAGTTCTCGGGCAAAAAGGCAAACAATCGCACTGCCAGCCAGCCAGATCCATTTTTCTTCCGCCACGTTATACTGCAGCATCTTGCAGTCGAATCTGCCGAGGTGGCGGCCCGTTAGGAGTTTTGAGTGGCTTCCTCTGGGCCCAACGAGCCAGTCTGCCGAACTGCGTGGCGTCCCACACGAGGCACGGGCTACAGGTAGTGGCCGCCGGGGGTGGAGTCGGGCTGTGGTCCACCTTGGCGGAGACGTTTGCCGACCTCAGCGTATTCCCGCTCCATCGCCTCAGTGACAGACGGAAGAGTCTCGGTAAGGGCGGCCAGGAAGTCGGCGTGCGTGACCGCCTTGGCCTCCAGATCTTTTCGTAGAGCAAGCTGGGCGGCGCGCATGCAGATCAGGGCAAGGTCGGCCCCGGTAAACCTGTCGGTCCTGCGGACAAGGTCCTTCAGGTCCACGTCGTCGGCGAGGGCCATATGGCGGGTGTGAACAGCGAGGATCTCGTGGCGGGCAGCGGCGTCCGGGACCGGAACGTAGACCAGCGCATCGAATCGCCCAGGCCGCAACAGCGCCGGATCAATGAGGTCGGGTCGGTTGGTAGCCCCCAGAATGACCACCCCGCGCAGCTCTTCCAAGCCATCCAGTTCGGAGAGGAGTTGGTTGACGATCCGCTCGGTCACGTGGGGTTCGCCTGCCGCGGTCCCGCGTCTCGGCACAAGGGCATCCACCTCGTCGAAGAACACAATGGCGGGGGCAACTTGGCGGGCCTTGGCGAAGAACTCTCGAATCCGCTGCTCCGACTCGCCGTACCACTTGGAGAGCAGGTCGCTTCCTTTGGCCAGCATAAAGTTGGCCCGCGCCTCGTTGGCGACGGCCTTGGCCAAAAGCGTTTTGCCGGTCCCAGGCGGACCATACAACAGGACTCCTTTGGGTGGCTTGATGCCAAGACGCTCGAAGGCCTGAGGATGGGTGAGCGGCAGCTCCACAGTCTCGCGGAGAGCCCTTTTCACGTCGGCCAGACCGCCGACATCGCTCCAGGTCACGCGAGGAACCTCGATAAACAGCTCCCGAAGGGCCGAAGGGCGGATCCGTCGCAAGGCCTGGTTGAAGTCCTCATGGGTGACGATCAGGCGCTCCAGGACCTCGGCCGGGAACGTTTCAAGCCTCAAATCGAGATCCGGGAGGACGCGCCGCAGGGCATTCAGGGCGGCCTCACGGCAGAGGGCGGCCAGGTCTGAACCGACGCATCCATGCGTGAGGTCGGCCACCCAATCCAGGTTTACGTCCTGGGCAAGCGGCATGGCCCGCGTATGAATCGTGAGGATCTGGCGACGTCCATTACGGTCCGGCACCCGCAGCTCAATCTCCCGATCGAAGCGGCCGGGGCGGCGCAGCGCCAGATCGATCGCGCCGACGCGGTTGGTGGCCCCGATGACAATGACGTTGCCGCGCGGCGTGAGGCCATCCATGAGTGTCAGAAGCTGGGCTACGACCCGCCGTTCCACCTCGCCCATCACCGCCTCGCGCTTGGGGGCGATGGAGTCAAGCTCGTCGATGAAGATGATAGCGGGCGGGTTTTCCTGCCCCTCCTGAAAGATGGCCCGCAGCCGTTCCTCCGATTCGCCATAGAAGCGCCCCATGATTTCTGGCCCATTGATGGTGGCGAAGTGAGCTTTGGCCTCGTTGGCCAGGGCCTGGGCCAGGAGGGTCTTGCCGGTCCCCGGAGGACCGTGCAGAAGTACGCCCTTTGGCGGTGCGATTCCGAGGCGATCGAACAGCTCCGGATGCTTGAGCGGCAGTTCGACGACCTCCCGAATTTCACTGATGACGTCGCCCAACCCGCCGATGTCGTCGTAAGTAATATCCGGAAGGCGGGTCTCCTTGGTTTCCACGTACTCGGGCAGAAGCTCCACCTCTGTTTGAGGATTGATGCGCACAATGCCGGATGGGATGGTAGCGGCGACGACCAGGCGTACCTCGCCCAGTCCGATTGCCAGAGAGCCGAGCAAGCCTCGGAAGAGCTCCTCCGGATACATCCCGGGTGGGACGATCTCCTTTGAACGCGAGGCTGTCCCGACCGAGATCAGGTCGCCACGAACCACAGGACGGTACAGGAGCGCCTGACGGAGCACCTCTCCAGGGGCGACGGCGCGCAAGCCTTTGCGGGCCGGAGCCAGCGTGACTTTCTGCGCCTCCCGCCAGGGAGCTTTTCGCACCTGCACGTAATCCCCTATGCTGGCATGCGCATTGGTGCGAATCACCCCGTCGACCCGGATCACATCCAGGCCTTGATCGGCTGAGCGAGCTGCCGCCACCAAGGCGGCCGTTTCCCGCTCCCCGATGATGGAGACGATCTCGCCACGTTCCAGCTCCAGAACAGCAAAGGCCGCGTCGCTGACGCGGACGATCCCGCGGCCGACGTCCTCCTGGCCGGCCTCGGCTACCTTGAGGCGAATGCCCCCCTCCACTTGAGGCTGTTGCATCTACTGGTACGCTCCCTTGGTCTGGAAACTCATCTGAAGCTCACCGCAATGCGCAAGCTTGGCAGGCAGTTTTAATCGGATTTGCTCTCGCGATACGCACGGACTCTACCAAGGGCGGCAGATCGCGTCAAGGTCAGAGTGGAGAACAATTGTCGCGAAGTCATGATCGAGCATTCTTGGGTCCAGGAAGCGAACGACGGGAGTCTGCAAAAAGCAAAAGCCACAAGGTGTCAGATCGTACATCACCTCCCGGCCATAGCCGGACACCCCGTGGCTCTCTCGAGGAAGCCTCACTTGGAGCGGGTTTTGGTCCCAGGCTAAGCCCTCTTGCTCTGCAAGCAGATAACGCGTAATGCTTGCTCGCAGCTCTTCAGCCATCGCCCGTTCACTGGGGCTTCCTCAATAAAAATATGGTGCGATCCCCGATTATTGTCAAGGCCCACTTCCCCTTCTTTTGATTCATTAGCCTGTCTTGTCTCCTTCACAAGAGCAGCGATGAAGGTTATACTTGGGACGCTCTCCACGATGGCAGCCCTGACAGCCGTGCTGGAAAGCCGTCAGGGCGATTTCTCCGATGCCTGGGAGCGGATAGTAGCATAACCCGCCTGACTGAAGGAGCCGACATACCATGATGCCAAGGTATCGGAAGCTACTGGTGACTACGGATTTCTCGCCTCTGGGTAACGCTGCTATCCCCCATGCGTATGCCATTCTGGCGGAACGCGGCGGGATCGTCATCCTTTGTCACGTTACTGAGGTACACGGGCCGCCGAACCCGCTCTATGCTCACTACTCGCCATGGGGTGCTCTCTCGGGGCCGGAGCAAGCGGAACTCCGGCAAACACTGCTCCGCTCGTTGGAAGCGCTTGTGCCAGAACAGGCCCGCAAAGAGGGAGTAGTGATAACGGAGGCACGGGTAGTGGAGACTCCGTTGCTGGTCCACGAGGCGATCTGTCAGGAGGCCGCGGGACTGGACGCGGACCTCATCGTGATGGCATCCCACGGCCATTTCGGGATAGCTCGTCTGCTCCTGGGCTCAGTGGCAGAACATGTGCTGCGTTCAGCCGATCGTCCTGTTCTCATTGTCCGCAATCGGGGTTAACGCCTCTTGTATTGGTGGAGGCGCGACACATCCACACTTGCATCAAGTCTTAGCAGGAATCTATAATGCGTTGAATAGTAAGTTGCTGAGCCAACCGTAGTGGTGACCCGGATTGCGTTCCCACGGCACCTGAAATAGGAGGAACGGAATGAAACGAATGGTGATGGCGGCAGCGGCGGTAATGATGCTGCTTGCGGCGACTCCGTGGTCGACCTTGGCTGCGGGCTACGGCAACCCACAGTTGCTTGTAGACACCCACTGGCTGGCCCAGCACCTGAATGATCGGGATCTGCAGATCATCGACATGCGCAACAGCCCGGAGGAGTACGCCGCCGGACACATTCCCGGCGCAGTCTACCTGTCGGTCAATCATGCCCGTGTGGCCTTGAAAGAGTCCGGCTTTGCCCTGCCCCCTGATTATGAAATCGAGGAGCGGTTGGGACAGCTTGGGATCACTAAAGAAACAATGGTGATTGTGTATGATGACCAGGGAGGGCTCAATGCGTCACGCCTGTTTTTTACTCTTGAATACGCCGGCCACAAAAAGGTGGCATTGTTGAATGGGGGTATCACGAAGTGGGTTGCTGAAGAGCGAGCTCTCTCAAAAACGGTGCCACAGGTGAGCAAGATGGTCTATCAAGTCCAGGCTGAGACGCAGCGCGTCACGCCGACCAGCTGGATCGCGACAAACTTGGGAAAGCCGAATCTTGCCCTGGTAGACGCCCGGTCGGCGGCTGAGTTTCGCGGTGAGGATCTGCGGGCCAAGCGGGGAGGCCACATCCCGGGAGCCGTGAACATTGAGTGGACGCAAAATCTTGTCGGCGATAAGACATTCAAGCCGGCCGATGAACTCCTGGCCCTCTATGAGCGGGCAGGCGTGACGAAGGATAAGACGATCGTAAGCTACTGTCACACCATGCATCGCGGAGCCGTCACCTACTTTACGCTCCGACTGCTGGGGTATCCGGACGTTCGAGGGTATGATCGCTCCTGGAGCGAGTGGGGTAACGACCCCGCGCTGCCGGTACAGCGGTGAGTGGGTGACGGAGATCAAAGCTGTGCTGCTGGCGGCGGCCGGACGCACGGCAAGTCTTCGCGGTGAGTGGCTGTAACCTTTTGCGCTGACGTAAGGAGAGATATGGGTGAGTTGCGACGCGATCCGGTAAGAAATCGTTGGGTAGTGATCGACCCGGAGCGGCCGGATCGAGAGGCTGCCATGAAGGTAGAGGCGCAGCCGCCTCCACCGCTTGCCGGTCCATGCCCCCTGTGTCCAGGTAATGAGTCGATGACTCCACCGGAGATTACAGCATTTGGTGAGCCGTCGCGTCAGCGGAATCAGGCCGGCTGGTGGGTTCGAGTTACCCCTGACCTGCAGCCTCTGTGTCGGATTGAGGGTGATTTCGATCGAAGGCCGGAGGGGCCTTTCGACGTGATGAATGCCGTAGGGGCTCATGAGATCGTCATAGAAAGTCCACAGCATCATATGACATGGGCAGAATTTCCGGAGCAACAGTTGGAGCGGGTTCTACGCACCTACAGACTGCGGAGTCTGGATCTCCGCCTGGATGAGCGGTTCCGATCGCTGATCGTGGTGAAGAACCATGCAGACGCGGCCGGCATGCTCAGTCACCCCCATTCCCACGTACTGGCTTTCCCGTTCATCCCGTATGGGATTGAAGAGGAGATACGCGGTTGTCGGGAGTTCTATGCGAGAAAGGAGCGCTGCGCCTTCTGCGACAT
Coding sequences within:
- a CDS encoding SAM-dependent DNA methyltransferase, with amino-acid sequence MKLTLQQIEAHLWGAANILRGKTAGQDYKNYILSLMFYKRLCDQWECEADDAITELERQQGRAFSEKEKAVFRKRGEHRFKIPDASRWGDVKAASTNIGEVLTKAMRAVADANDELRGVFTVDWNQPAPDGSGKPLIPNEVVHALIQHFDEHDLSTKSVPSDVLGRAYEYLIKKFADDAGAKAGEFFTPPEVVDTLVRILEPRPGDTGYDPTSGSLGMLVHTADYLREQGHHATSARYFAQEMNWGNAAIGKINSVLHGLEANIKAGASTIIDPQFLEDGRVRKFSLVLANFPFSDEFWWLKPEQQTDDKKKKDKLKKEIFGKEGFKDPFGRFGRGTGFKAPPAGYGDYAFILHIVASLTDDGRAGIVCPQGVLFRGQPEVEEETGEFDDDGNPKVKRRKADDEHLIRKALLESRLIDAVISLPLNVFYGAGVPACLLILRKQRPAARRDHVLLLYAARHYRELSAQNELRPQDVMRILVHYHAYGDAAKVPGLVATHGGRIYKQIDLREEDEVGRLEAEYQLHADKLAALDAELAGACMRRSTARTKGEKAKAATAVAKVEKQREKIAAKVAERDERIAEARRRAEDDRKDVAAVGDEILALYADPDELLKHARVVGLDEIEENEFNLNIPRYVDTFEPEPRVEVKDALRALGEAEAVAKDAETALRSLLQDAGYAAG
- a CDS encoding CDC48 family AAA ATPase, with protein sequence MQQPQVEGGIRLKVAEAGQEDVGRGIVRVSDAAFAVLELERGEIVSIIGERETAALVAAARSADQGLDVIRVDGVIRTNAHASIGDYVQVRKAPWREAQKVTLAPARKGLRAVAPGEVLRQALLYRPVVRGDLISVGTASRSKEIVPPGMYPEELFRGLLGSLAIGLGEVRLVVAATIPSGIVRINPQTEVELLPEYVETKETRLPDITYDDIGGLGDVISEIREVVELPLKHPELFDRLGIAPPKGVLLHGPPGTGKTLLAQALANEAKAHFATINGPEIMGRFYGESEERLRAIFQEGQENPPAIIFIDELDSIAPKREAVMGEVERRVVAQLLTLMDGLTPRGNVIVIGATNRVGAIDLALRRPGRFDREIELRVPDRNGRRQILTIHTRAMPLAQDVNLDWVADLTHGCVGSDLAALCREAALNALRRVLPDLDLRLETFPAEVLERLIVTHEDFNQALRRIRPSALRELFIEVPRVTWSDVGGLADVKRALRETVELPLTHPQAFERLGIKPPKGVLLYGPPGTGKTLLAKAVANEARANFMLAKGSDLLSKWYGESEQRIREFFAKARQVAPAIVFFDEVDALVPRRGTAAGEPHVTERIVNQLLSELDGLEELRGVVILGATNRPDLIDPALLRPGRFDALVYVPVPDAAARHEILAVHTRHMALADDVDLKDLVRRTDRFTGADLALICMRAAQLALRKDLEAKAVTHADFLAALTETLPSVTEAMEREYAEVGKRLRQGGPQPDSTPGGHYL
- a CDS encoding universal stress protein is translated as MMPRYRKLLVTTDFSPLGNAAIPHAYAILAERGGIVILCHVTEVHGPPNPLYAHYSPWGALSGPEQAELRQTLLRSLEALVPEQARKEGVVITEARVVETPLLVHEAICQEAAGLDADLIVMASHGHFGIARLLLGSVAEHVLRSADRPVLIVRNRG
- a CDS encoding sulfurtransferase, giving the protein MKRMVMAAAAVMMLLAATPWSTLAAGYGNPQLLVDTHWLAQHLNDRDLQIIDMRNSPEEYAAGHIPGAVYLSVNHARVALKESGFALPPDYEIEERLGQLGITKETMVIVYDDQGGLNASRLFFTLEYAGHKKVALLNGGITKWVAEERALSKTVPQVSKMVYQVQAETQRVTPTSWIATNLGKPNLALVDARSAAEFRGEDLRAKRGGHIPGAVNIEWTQNLVGDKTFKPADELLALYERAGVTKDKTIVSYCHTMHRGAVTYFTLRLLGYPDVRGYDRSWSEWGNDPALPVQR
- a CDS encoding galactose-1-phosphate uridylyltransferase codes for the protein MGELRRDPVRNRWVVIDPERPDREAAMKVEAQPPPPLAGPCPLCPGNESMTPPEITAFGEPSRQRNQAGWWVRVTPDLQPLCRIEGDFDRRPEGPFDVMNAVGAHEIVIESPQHHMTWAEFPEQQLERVLRTYRLRSLDLRLDERFRSLIVVKNHADAAGMLSHPHSHVLAFPFIPYGIEEEIRGCREFYARKERCAFCDIVLHERVSRVRRVAETDHFVALAPFASRFPFETWLLPLRHASDFAKIGERELVDLAGLLKRMMQMIGKVLGNPSCTVVLHSAPFDEPHTHDYHWHIEIIPKTAPVAAFGWGARLFVNPIPPEEAAALMGQNI